In Citrus sinensis cultivar Valencia sweet orange chromosome 2, DVS_A1.0, whole genome shotgun sequence, a single genomic region encodes these proteins:
- the LOC127898632 gene encoding caffeic acid 3-O-methyltransferase-like isoform X1 yields the protein MAVSSIFIASELYWGFRIPLHNSDLIIPLNRFRHFEHATISLNFFTHAAFAIILDKIGSKAHYALTLFLEPIAFGQDFLLAMELASGAVLPMTMKSATELGLLEIMAKVSPTQLSSSEIASQLPTNNKKTPIILDRMLRLLASYSFLTCNLVSNKDGSVQRLYGLTPVSKYFVPNKDGVSLAPTLLIIQDKISMDSWSCAKDALLEGSVPFMKAHNGMDGFAAAAKDERINNLFNQSMHNHTTIVMKEILEIYKGFEGLNQLVDVAGGLGANLKSVVSKYPQLRGINFDLPHVLKHAPSCPGVEHVGGDMFVEVPKGQAIFMKWILHDWSDEDCSKILKNCYEAIPESGKVILVESIVPEFPETDIVSKNIASLDVHLSNLFPGAKERTLAEFKALATGVGFADMKVICRVYFYWVIEFYKTI from the exons ATGGCAGTGAGCTCAATCTTTATAGCCTCTGAGCTTTATTGGGGCTTCCGAATACCCTTACATAACTCAGATCTAATTATACCGTTAAATCGTTTTCGCCATTTTGAGCATGCAACAATCTCACTAAATTTCTTCACTCATGCAGCCTTTGCTATAATTCTCGACAAAATTGGCTCCAAAGCTCATTATGCTCTAACACTTTTCCTTGAACCAATAGCCTTTGGGCAAGACTTCTTGTTGGCCATGGAACTCGCTTCCGGCGCAGTACTTCCGATGACCATGAAATCTGCCACTGAGCTTGGTTTGTTGGAGATAATGGCGAAAGTTAGCCCAACTCAACTCTCGTCTTCAGAGATTGCCTCTCAGCTGCccacaaataacaaaaaaaccCCAATAATACTGGACAGAATGCTACGCCTCCTAGCCAGTTACTCTTTTCTCACATGTAATCTTGTCTCGAACAAAGACGGAAGTGTTCAGAGATTATATGGCTTGACACCAGtttccaaatattttgttCCAAATAAAGATGGAGTTTCTCTTGCTCCCACTCTGCTCATAATTCAGGACAAAATTAGTATGGATTCTTG GTCCTGCGCGAAGGATGCTTTATTGGAAGGGTCGGTACCATTTATGAAGGCACATAATGGAATGGATGGATTCGCGGCTGCTGCCAAAgatgaaagaataaataacCTCTTCAATCAATCAATGCACAATCACACAACTATAGTCATGAAGGAAATTCTTGAGATCTACAAGGGATTTGAAGGGCTGAACCAATTGGTGGATGTTGCCGGTGGCTTAGGTGCAAATCTTAAATCAGTTGTTTCTAAATATCCACAATTAAGGGGGATTAACTTTGATTTACCTCATGTCCTCAAACATGCACCCTCTTGTCCAG GTGTGGAGCATGTTGGAGGTGATATGTTTGTTGAAGTTCCTAAAGGACAAGCTATTTTCATGAAG TGGATACTACATGACTGGAGCGATGAAGACTGTTCGAAGATACTGAAGAACTGCTACGAAGCAATACCGGAATCCGGAAAGGTCATTTTGGTGGAATCAATAGTGCCAGAATTCCCCGAGACTGATATTGTAAGCAAGAATATAGCAAGTCTTGACGTACACCTCTCCAATCTATTTCCCGGAGCAAAGGAGAGGACATTGGCGGAGTTCAAGGCCTTGGCAACAGGAGTTGGATTTGCAGATATGAAAGTTATATGTCGTGTTTACTTCTATTGGGTTATTGAATTCTACAAAACGATCTAA
- the LOC127898632 gene encoding caffeic acid 3-O-methyltransferase-like isoform X2 — translation MGSLQDDHQVVLKPARDEQDFLLAMELASGAVLPMTMKSATELGLLEIMAKVSPTQLSSSEIASQLPTNNKKAPIILDRMLRLLASYSFLTCNLVSNKDGSVQRLYGLTPVSKYFVPNKDGVSLAPTLLIIQDKISMDSWSCAKDALLEGSVPFMKAHNGMDGFAAAAKDERINNLFNQSMHNHTTIVMKEILEIYKGFEGLNQLVDVAGGLGANLKSVVSKYPQLRGINFDLPHVLKHAPSCPGVEHVGGDMFVEVPKGQAIFMKWILHDWSDEDCSKILKNCYEAIPESGKVILVESIVPEFPETDIVSKNIASLDVHLSNLFPGAKERTLAEFKALATGVGFADMKVICRVYFYWVIEFYKTI, via the exons ATGGGTTCACTCCAAGATGATCACCAAGTCGTGTTGAAACCAGCAAGGGATGAGCAAGACTTCTTGTTGGCCATGGAACTCGCTTCCGGCGCAGTACTTCCGATGACCATGAAATCTGCCACTGAGCTTGGTTTGTTGGAGATAATGGCGAAAGTTAGCCCAACTCAACTCTCGTCTTCAGAGATTGCCTCTCAGCTGCccacaaataacaaaaaagcCCCAATAATACTGGACAGAATGCTACGCCTGCTAGCCAGTTACTCTTTTCTCACATGTAATCTTGTCTCGAACAAAGACGGAAGTGTTCAGAGATTATATGGCTTGACACCAGtttccaaatattttgttCCAAATAAAGATGGAGTTTCTCTTGCTCCCACTCTGCTCATAATTCAGGACAAAATTAGTATGGATTCTTG GTCCTGCGCGAAGGATGCTTTATTGGAAGGGTCGGTACCATTTATGAAGGCACATAATGGAATGGATGGATTCGCGGCTGCTGCCAAAgatgaaagaataaataacCTCTTCAATCAATCAATGCACAATCACACAACTATAGTCATGAAGGAAATTCTTGAGATCTACAAGGGATTTGAAGGGCTGAACCAATTGGTGGATGTTGCCGGTGGCTTAGGTGCAAATCTTAAATCAGTTGTTTCTAAATATCCACAATTAAGGGGGATTAACTTTGATTTACCTCATGTCCTCAAACATGCACCCTCTTGTCCAG GTGTGGAGCATGTTGGAGGTGATATGTTTGTTGAAGTTCCTAAAGGACAAGCTATTTTCATGAAG TGGATACTACATGACTGGAGCGATGAAGACTGTTCGAAGATACTGAAGAACTGCTACGAAGCAATACCGGAATCCGGAAAGGTCATTTTGGTGGAATCAATAGTGCCAGAATTCCCCGAGACTGATATTGTAAGCAAGAATATAGCAAGTCTTGACGTACACCTCTCCAATCTATTTCCCGGAGCAAAGGAGAGGACATTGGCGGAGTTCAAGGCCTTGGCAACAGGAGTTGGATTTGCAGATATGAAAGTTATATGTCGTGTTTACTTCTATTGGGTTATTGAATTCTACAAAACGATCTAA